From a single Sorghum bicolor cultivar BTx623 chromosome 5, Sorghum_bicolor_NCBIv3, whole genome shotgun sequence genomic region:
- the LOC8079734 gene encoding DEAD-box ATP-dependent RNA helicase FANCM isoform X2 produces the protein MSAPPRLAVDDFYDDDGFDWEAAVQEIDRACALASASAPAPAPAPVHHPLPPRAPEPSAAGGVGAARQSTLDRFVDSFTKRRLEKERPAPAPAQAPPWGVGVDPGGGGGRVERPGVRAGEGSSRQAGEKAVEDRFVESFTRRQREKERAAAEVAPAPAPAGGRGRPAARAGKGCSGRGRGKRAGKGCSRRPNVEVDYGPCAIALDHEAVKTWIYPTNVEVREYQRYMVEKALFTNTLIALPTGLGKTFIAAVVMYNYFRWFPEGKIIFTCPSRPLVTQQIEACHNTVGIPQEWIIDMIGDRCPSTTRSVHWKSKRVFFVTPQVLHNDIQSGICMVQQIVCLVIDEAHRASGNYAYCMVIRELLAARVPLRILALTATPGSKHSKIQSVLDNLSISELIYCDEEDSRVNQYVNTRKVEVVQVPSGTDATQVADMLLDIVRPHINRLRDAGVIDHRDYANWTQYELLHFKDKFKEAPPPNIHEIERGEIERSFVILGPLCHTRRLLLSHGTQFAHVYLDKKLKGGFLNLMRKNDLFWRLKQKMKLSSSQGTGMTPKVEELKRLMLEHFSTDSNSTSSKIIIFSHYRESVNEIYCSLQNIDDKLIKPVKFIGQSSAGNNQLKGQSQKTQQAILQKFRSGVYNVLVATSIGEEGLDIIEVDLVICFDANVSPLRMIQRMGRTGRKNEGRVVVLAYEGQELQGYRKKQGDCRTMRKLLHNSERFEYHASPRMVPHVYKPEVKYVKLTIDKYIPHLKKKRVAAKEASPSPWKMSEADGQMIARYFGVCKEEVWRPSLVAFPRFQLYPSVVHKVPHSFRTTDMLTDAMQQLQDPSLFRTKCEIPLQEPANVAAVEEGLELEGLSAINGSEEMPQECDGSETSPRVVWNENVSVPGSPVKKYPIHTFFSGDYVTVDRRGSVSITFVPVLPQKFAFSKDIKNAVWNNKDQNKAEPYISAASVSRTTVEFVHPVANTDKHMFVDNVSTVAMHSPEYSGHCDNVDDNHVFTTVPPKTLTSPREKMDTPCNVKLPESTYSYQEDMELSPRLTAYMEEGIVPESPVVEVSDLHLEMDEAADFGAVPKRGSPKSCDERAHANVAGCHKGPLNFEKNGQLLSGANEPGGSSRLYVLDQTRAKTEEPMHPSNVKMTTPTTRHSPSGNLLYDSFSGDYQLRSGGDASGSVQQAPKYRRLCKYGDKIKRVSSMSLDGCHDRFGECNIANKDRPNQIKHAMGAKRKTKRRLDAYIDEEVEVSEDADVSEDEDDNQTEDKYEDSFIDDQAIPTECTQTEQGGGHNGDMMGFYRQSLLTQTPVVLPSRYLDVSDNSASRTGNASCSSEARHNSTETPKDIQTHHSMNPSPSYSVVQDRCETAIANCESSTKLDCRKRRLSFQQPPAIPVINLEPEPAPEPCSHVAIGATDDLYFDDDFFENLDLDAIEAQATEQLRQKTTQSTQKPVEIKIKNASDMSFAPPSFDLGFE, from the exons ATGTCTGCGCCACCgcggctcgccgtcgacgactTCTACGATGACGAC GGCTTCGACTGGGAGGCCGCCGTGCAGGAGATCGACCGAGCCTGCGCCCTCGCGTCGGcctccgcccccgcccccgccccggCGCCGGTGCATCATCCGCTGCCGCCGCGCGCCCCCGAGCCatcggcggcgggcggcgtcggcGCGGCGCGGCAGTCGACGCTCGACCGCTTCGTCGACTCATTCACTAAGAGGCGGCTGGAGAAAGAGAGGCCCGCTCCAGCGCCCGCGCAGGCGCCGCCGTGGGGCGTGGGGGTGGACccaggtggcggtggcggccgcGTGGAGCGGCCAGGTGTCCGCGCGGGCGAGGGCAGCTCGCGACAGGCGggcgagaaggctgtggaggacCGATTCGTCGAATCCTTCACCAGGAGGCAGCGGGAGAAGGAGAGGGCTGCGGCGGAggtggcaccggcaccggcaccggctgGTGGTCGGGGGCGCCCTGCAGCTCGTGCTGGCAAGGGATGCTCGGGTCGGGGTCGGGGCAAGCGTGCTGGCAAGGGATGCTCCCGTCGGCCCAATGTGGAGGTTGATTATGGTCCCTGCGCCATCGCCCTGGACCACGAGGCTGTGAAGACATGGATCTATCCAA CTAATGTAGAAGTCCGAGAGTACCAGAGGTATATGGTTGAAAAGGCTCTGTTTACCAATACGTTAATAGCTTTGCCAACTGGACTTGGCAAAACTTTTATTGCTGCGGTAGTGATGTACAACTACTTTCGATGGTTTCCTGAAG GGAAAATAATATTTACTTGCCCTTCACGTCCTCTTGTTACCCAGCAAATTGAGGCATGTCACAATACAGTGGGAATACCACAG GAGTGGATAATAGATATGATAGGAGATCGATGCCCTTCCACCACTCGATCAGTTCACTGGAAGTCAAAAAGAGTGTTCTTTGTCACTccacaagttcttcataatGATATACAATCTG GTATATGCATGGTACAGCAGATTGTTTGCTTAGTGATAGATGAGGCTCATCGAGCATCAGGAAATTATGCTTACTGCATGGTTATTCGAGAG TTGCTAGCAGCTCGTGTGCCTTTAAGGATTTTAGCTCTAACTGCTACACCAGGAT CCAAGCATTCGAAAATCCAAAGTGTTTTAGACAATTTAAGCATTTCggagctgatttattgtgatgaaGAGGATTCTAGAGTGAACCAATATGTTAACACACGCAAAGTTGAAGTTGTGCAG GTCCCTTCTGGCACTGATGCTACTCAAGTCGCTGATATGCTTCTGGATATTGTGCGCCCACATATTAATCGATTGCGTGATGCTGGTGTGATTGACCATCGGGATTATGCAAAT TGGACCCAATATGAACTGCTGCACTTTAAGGATAAATTCAAGGAAGCACCCCCACCAAACATTCATGAAATTGAGAGAGGGGAAATTGAAAGGTCTTTTGTAATTCTTGGCCCACTTTGCCACACAAGGAGGTTGCTTTTGAGCCATGGAACCCAATTTGCACATGTGTATCTTGACAAGAAGTTGAAGGGAGG GTTTTTGAATTTGATGCGCAAGAATGACCTCTTTTGGCGATTAAAACAAAAGATGAAGCTTTCCTCATCTCAAGGTACGGGTATGACTCCAAAAGTAGAGGAATTGAAAAGGCTGATGCTTGAGCACTTCA GTACTGATTCCAATTCGACGAGCTCGAAGATTATTATATTTTCCCATTACCGAGAAAGCGTCAA TGAAATATATTGCTCACTACAGAATATTGATGATAAACTTATCAAACCTGTTAAATTCATTGGTCAAAGCTCAGCAG GTAATAACCAACTGAAGGGGCAAAGCCAAAAAACTCAGCAAGCTATTTTGCAG AAATTTCGATCTGGGGTATATAATGTTTTGGTGGCAACATCCATCGGCGAGGAAGGACTAGATATTATTGAGGTTGACCTCGTGATCTGTTTCGATGCCAATGTCTCACCATTAAGGATGATTCAACGGATGGGAAGAACCGGGAGAAAGAATGAAGGGCGAGTTG TGGTTTTGGCTTATGAAGGTCAAGAGTTGCAGGGGTACAGAAAGAAACAAGGAGATTGTCGAACCATGAGGAAGCTATTGCATAACAGTGAGAGATTTGAATACCATGCTAGTCCTAGGATG GTTCCACATGTCTATAAACCAGAAGTTAAGTATGTTAAGTTGACAATAGACAAGTATATTCCTCACTTAAAGAAAAAGAGGGTTGCTGCAAAAGAAGCATCGCCAAGTCCATGGAAGATGTCAGAGGCAGACGGTCAAATGATTGCTAGGTACTTTGGTGTGTGCAAAGAAGAAGTTTGGAGGCCGTCCCTTGTTGCATTTCCTAGATTTCAGCTTTATCCAAGTGTCGTTCACAAAGTTCCACATTCATTTCGGACAACAGATATGCTAACTGATGCTATGCAGCAACTTCAAGATCCATCTCTTTTCAGGACAAAG TGTGAAATCCCTTTGCAAGAACCTGCTAATGTTGCTGCTGTGGAGGAGGGTCTGGAACTTGAAG GTCTCTCTGCTATTAATGGAAGTGAGGAAATGCCTCAGGAATGTGACGGTTCAGAAACCTCACCAAGAGTAGTGTGGAATGAAAATGTTTCTGTCCCAGGTTCTCCAGTTAAGAAGTATCCTATTCACACTTTCTTCAGTGGTGATTATGTAACTGTGGATAGAAGAGGCAGCGTTTCGATTACTTTTGTACCTGTCCTGCCTCAAAAATTTGCATTCAGTAAGGACATAAAGAATGCAGTTTGGAATAACAAAGACCAGAACAAAGCCGAACCTTACATATCAGCAGCAAGCGTCAGTAGGACAACAGTTGAATTTGTTCACCCTGTTGCCAATACAGACAAACATATGTTTGTGGATAATGTATCAACTGTAGCCATGCATTCCCCTGAGTACTCTGGACACTGTGACAATGTTGATGACAATCATGTGTTTACAACTGTACCACCTAAAACACTGACAAGCCCAAGGGAGAAAATGGACACACCCTGCAATGTTAAACTGCCGGAGTCCACCTATTCATATCAGGAAGATATGGAGCTTAGTCCAAGGCTAACAGCATATATGGAAGAAGGAATTGTTCCTGAGTCTCCAGTGGTTGAAGTTAGCGACCTACATCTAGAGATGGACGAAGCTGCAGACTTTGGAGCTGTGCCAAAGCGTGGTTCTCCAAAGTCATGTGATGAGAGGGCTCACGCCAATGTAGCTGGATGTCACAAAGGACCATTGAACTTTGAGAAAAATGGTCAATTGCTTTCTGGGGCAAACGAGCCTGGTGGATCATCAAGGTTGTATGTGCTAGATCAGACTCGAGCCAAAACAGAAGAGCCAATGCATCCTTCAAATGTGAAAATGACTACTCCTACCACCAGACATAGTCCTTCTGGGAATCTGCTGTATGATAGTTTCTCAGGTGATTATCAGCTTAGATCAGGGGGGGATGCATCGGGATCAGTCCAGCAAGCACCTAAGTACAGAAGACTATGCAAATATGGTGACAAGATCAAAAGAGTCTCTTCCATGTCTTTGGATGGCTGTCATGATAGGTTTGGAGAATGTAATATTGCTAATAAAGATAGGCCAAACCAAATAAAACATGCTATGG GTGCAAAAAGGAAGACCAAGAGGCGTCTAGATGCCTATATTGACGAGGAAGTCGA GGTGTCTGAAGATGCAGATGTTTCAGAGGATGAGGATGATAATCAGACTGAAGATAAATACGAAGATAGCTTCATTGATGATCAGGCAATTCCAACTGAATGCACACAAACTGAACAAGGTGGTGGACACAATGGTGACATGATGGGTTTCTACAG GCAATCATTGCTTACTCAGACCCCAGTAGTTCTACCCTCAAGATACCTTGATGTCTCTGACAATTCTGCTTCTCGGACCGGAAATGCAAGCTGTTCTTCAGAGGCCAGGCATAATTCTACCGAGACTCCAAAAGATATTCAAACGCATCATAGCATGAACCCAAGCCCATCCTACAGTGTTGTACAGGATCGCTGCGAAACAGCGATCGCCAATTGCGAATCATCAACTAAACTGGATTGCAGAAAGAGAAGGCTAAGCTTCCAGCAACCTCCGGCAATCCCTGTTATAAACCTTGAGCCGGAACCAGCACCAGAACCATGTTCACACGTTGCCAtcggagccactgatgacctaTATTTTGATGATGATTTCTTTGAGAACCTTGATCTTGATGCAATTGAAGCTCAAGCAACCGAACAGTTGAGACAGAAGACTACACAGTCGACACAGAAACCAGTGGAAATTAAGATTAAGAATGCATCAGACATGAGTTTTGCACCTCCGTCATTCGATCTAGGTTTTGAATGA
- the LOC8079734 gene encoding DEAD-box ATP-dependent RNA helicase FANCM isoform X1 has product MSAPPRLAVDDFYDDDGFDWEAAVQEIDRACALASASAPAPAPAPVHHPLPPRAPEPSAAGGVGAARQSTLDRFVDSFTKRRLEKERPAPAPAQAPPWGVGVDPGGGGGRVERPGVRAGEGSSRQAGEKAVEDRFVESFTRRQREKERAAAEVAPAPAPAGGRGRPAARAGKGCSGRGRGKRAGKGCSRRPNVEVDYGPCAIALDHEAVKTWIYPTNVEVREYQRYMVEKALFTNTLIALPTGLGKTFIAAVVMYNYFRWFPEGKIIFTCPSRPLVTQQIEACHNTVGIPQEWIIDMIGDRCPSTTRSVHWKSKRVFFVTPQVLHNDIQSGICMVQQIVCLVIDEAHRASGNYAYCMVIRELLAARVPLRILALTATPGSKHSKIQSVLDNLSISELIYCDEEDSRVNQYVNTRKVEVVQVPSGTDATQVADMLLDIVRPHINRLRDAGVIDHRDYANWTQYELLHFKDKFKEAPPPNIHEIERGEIERSFVILGPLCHTRRLLLSHGTQFAHVYLDKKLKGGFLNLMRKNDLFWRLKQKMKLSSSQGTGMTPKVEELKRLMLEHFMNGIGTDSNSTSSKIIIFSHYRESVNEIYCSLQNIDDKLIKPVKFIGQSSAGNNQLKGQSQKTQQAILQKFRSGVYNVLVATSIGEEGLDIIEVDLVICFDANVSPLRMIQRMGRTGRKNEGRVVVLAYEGQELQGYRKKQGDCRTMRKLLHNSERFEYHASPRMVPHVYKPEVKYVKLTIDKYIPHLKKKRVAAKEASPSPWKMSEADGQMIARYFGVCKEEVWRPSLVAFPRFQLYPSVVHKVPHSFRTTDMLTDAMQQLQDPSLFRTKCEIPLQEPANVAAVEEGLELEGLSAINGSEEMPQECDGSETSPRVVWNENVSVPGSPVKKYPIHTFFSGDYVTVDRRGSVSITFVPVLPQKFAFSKDIKNAVWNNKDQNKAEPYISAASVSRTTVEFVHPVANTDKHMFVDNVSTVAMHSPEYSGHCDNVDDNHVFTTVPPKTLTSPREKMDTPCNVKLPESTYSYQEDMELSPRLTAYMEEGIVPESPVVEVSDLHLEMDEAADFGAVPKRGSPKSCDERAHANVAGCHKGPLNFEKNGQLLSGANEPGGSSRLYVLDQTRAKTEEPMHPSNVKMTTPTTRHSPSGNLLYDSFSGDYQLRSGGDASGSVQQAPKYRRLCKYGDKIKRVSSMSLDGCHDRFGECNIANKDRPNQIKHAMGAKRKTKRRLDAYIDEEVEVSEDADVSEDEDDNQTEDKYEDSFIDDQAIPTECTQTEQGGGHNGDMMGFYRQSLLTQTPVVLPSRYLDVSDNSASRTGNASCSSEARHNSTETPKDIQTHHSMNPSPSYSVVQDRCETAIANCESSTKLDCRKRRLSFQQPPAIPVINLEPEPAPEPCSHVAIGATDDLYFDDDFFENLDLDAIEAQATEQLRQKTTQSTQKPVEIKIKNASDMSFAPPSFDLGFE; this is encoded by the exons ATGTCTGCGCCACCgcggctcgccgtcgacgactTCTACGATGACGAC GGCTTCGACTGGGAGGCCGCCGTGCAGGAGATCGACCGAGCCTGCGCCCTCGCGTCGGcctccgcccccgcccccgccccggCGCCGGTGCATCATCCGCTGCCGCCGCGCGCCCCCGAGCCatcggcggcgggcggcgtcggcGCGGCGCGGCAGTCGACGCTCGACCGCTTCGTCGACTCATTCACTAAGAGGCGGCTGGAGAAAGAGAGGCCCGCTCCAGCGCCCGCGCAGGCGCCGCCGTGGGGCGTGGGGGTGGACccaggtggcggtggcggccgcGTGGAGCGGCCAGGTGTCCGCGCGGGCGAGGGCAGCTCGCGACAGGCGggcgagaaggctgtggaggacCGATTCGTCGAATCCTTCACCAGGAGGCAGCGGGAGAAGGAGAGGGCTGCGGCGGAggtggcaccggcaccggcaccggctgGTGGTCGGGGGCGCCCTGCAGCTCGTGCTGGCAAGGGATGCTCGGGTCGGGGTCGGGGCAAGCGTGCTGGCAAGGGATGCTCCCGTCGGCCCAATGTGGAGGTTGATTATGGTCCCTGCGCCATCGCCCTGGACCACGAGGCTGTGAAGACATGGATCTATCCAA CTAATGTAGAAGTCCGAGAGTACCAGAGGTATATGGTTGAAAAGGCTCTGTTTACCAATACGTTAATAGCTTTGCCAACTGGACTTGGCAAAACTTTTATTGCTGCGGTAGTGATGTACAACTACTTTCGATGGTTTCCTGAAG GGAAAATAATATTTACTTGCCCTTCACGTCCTCTTGTTACCCAGCAAATTGAGGCATGTCACAATACAGTGGGAATACCACAG GAGTGGATAATAGATATGATAGGAGATCGATGCCCTTCCACCACTCGATCAGTTCACTGGAAGTCAAAAAGAGTGTTCTTTGTCACTccacaagttcttcataatGATATACAATCTG GTATATGCATGGTACAGCAGATTGTTTGCTTAGTGATAGATGAGGCTCATCGAGCATCAGGAAATTATGCTTACTGCATGGTTATTCGAGAG TTGCTAGCAGCTCGTGTGCCTTTAAGGATTTTAGCTCTAACTGCTACACCAGGAT CCAAGCATTCGAAAATCCAAAGTGTTTTAGACAATTTAAGCATTTCggagctgatttattgtgatgaaGAGGATTCTAGAGTGAACCAATATGTTAACACACGCAAAGTTGAAGTTGTGCAG GTCCCTTCTGGCACTGATGCTACTCAAGTCGCTGATATGCTTCTGGATATTGTGCGCCCACATATTAATCGATTGCGTGATGCTGGTGTGATTGACCATCGGGATTATGCAAAT TGGACCCAATATGAACTGCTGCACTTTAAGGATAAATTCAAGGAAGCACCCCCACCAAACATTCATGAAATTGAGAGAGGGGAAATTGAAAGGTCTTTTGTAATTCTTGGCCCACTTTGCCACACAAGGAGGTTGCTTTTGAGCCATGGAACCCAATTTGCACATGTGTATCTTGACAAGAAGTTGAAGGGAGG GTTTTTGAATTTGATGCGCAAGAATGACCTCTTTTGGCGATTAAAACAAAAGATGAAGCTTTCCTCATCTCAAGGTACGGGTATGACTCCAAAAGTAGAGGAATTGAAAAGGCTGATGCTTGAGCACTTCA TGAATGGCATAGGTACTGATTCCAATTCGACGAGCTCGAAGATTATTATATTTTCCCATTACCGAGAAAGCGTCAA TGAAATATATTGCTCACTACAGAATATTGATGATAAACTTATCAAACCTGTTAAATTCATTGGTCAAAGCTCAGCAG GTAATAACCAACTGAAGGGGCAAAGCCAAAAAACTCAGCAAGCTATTTTGCAG AAATTTCGATCTGGGGTATATAATGTTTTGGTGGCAACATCCATCGGCGAGGAAGGACTAGATATTATTGAGGTTGACCTCGTGATCTGTTTCGATGCCAATGTCTCACCATTAAGGATGATTCAACGGATGGGAAGAACCGGGAGAAAGAATGAAGGGCGAGTTG TGGTTTTGGCTTATGAAGGTCAAGAGTTGCAGGGGTACAGAAAGAAACAAGGAGATTGTCGAACCATGAGGAAGCTATTGCATAACAGTGAGAGATTTGAATACCATGCTAGTCCTAGGATG GTTCCACATGTCTATAAACCAGAAGTTAAGTATGTTAAGTTGACAATAGACAAGTATATTCCTCACTTAAAGAAAAAGAGGGTTGCTGCAAAAGAAGCATCGCCAAGTCCATGGAAGATGTCAGAGGCAGACGGTCAAATGATTGCTAGGTACTTTGGTGTGTGCAAAGAAGAAGTTTGGAGGCCGTCCCTTGTTGCATTTCCTAGATTTCAGCTTTATCCAAGTGTCGTTCACAAAGTTCCACATTCATTTCGGACAACAGATATGCTAACTGATGCTATGCAGCAACTTCAAGATCCATCTCTTTTCAGGACAAAG TGTGAAATCCCTTTGCAAGAACCTGCTAATGTTGCTGCTGTGGAGGAGGGTCTGGAACTTGAAG GTCTCTCTGCTATTAATGGAAGTGAGGAAATGCCTCAGGAATGTGACGGTTCAGAAACCTCACCAAGAGTAGTGTGGAATGAAAATGTTTCTGTCCCAGGTTCTCCAGTTAAGAAGTATCCTATTCACACTTTCTTCAGTGGTGATTATGTAACTGTGGATAGAAGAGGCAGCGTTTCGATTACTTTTGTACCTGTCCTGCCTCAAAAATTTGCATTCAGTAAGGACATAAAGAATGCAGTTTGGAATAACAAAGACCAGAACAAAGCCGAACCTTACATATCAGCAGCAAGCGTCAGTAGGACAACAGTTGAATTTGTTCACCCTGTTGCCAATACAGACAAACATATGTTTGTGGATAATGTATCAACTGTAGCCATGCATTCCCCTGAGTACTCTGGACACTGTGACAATGTTGATGACAATCATGTGTTTACAACTGTACCACCTAAAACACTGACAAGCCCAAGGGAGAAAATGGACACACCCTGCAATGTTAAACTGCCGGAGTCCACCTATTCATATCAGGAAGATATGGAGCTTAGTCCAAGGCTAACAGCATATATGGAAGAAGGAATTGTTCCTGAGTCTCCAGTGGTTGAAGTTAGCGACCTACATCTAGAGATGGACGAAGCTGCAGACTTTGGAGCTGTGCCAAAGCGTGGTTCTCCAAAGTCATGTGATGAGAGGGCTCACGCCAATGTAGCTGGATGTCACAAAGGACCATTGAACTTTGAGAAAAATGGTCAATTGCTTTCTGGGGCAAACGAGCCTGGTGGATCATCAAGGTTGTATGTGCTAGATCAGACTCGAGCCAAAACAGAAGAGCCAATGCATCCTTCAAATGTGAAAATGACTACTCCTACCACCAGACATAGTCCTTCTGGGAATCTGCTGTATGATAGTTTCTCAGGTGATTATCAGCTTAGATCAGGGGGGGATGCATCGGGATCAGTCCAGCAAGCACCTAAGTACAGAAGACTATGCAAATATGGTGACAAGATCAAAAGAGTCTCTTCCATGTCTTTGGATGGCTGTCATGATAGGTTTGGAGAATGTAATATTGCTAATAAAGATAGGCCAAACCAAATAAAACATGCTATGG GTGCAAAAAGGAAGACCAAGAGGCGTCTAGATGCCTATATTGACGAGGAAGTCGA GGTGTCTGAAGATGCAGATGTTTCAGAGGATGAGGATGATAATCAGACTGAAGATAAATACGAAGATAGCTTCATTGATGATCAGGCAATTCCAACTGAATGCACACAAACTGAACAAGGTGGTGGACACAATGGTGACATGATGGGTTTCTACAG GCAATCATTGCTTACTCAGACCCCAGTAGTTCTACCCTCAAGATACCTTGATGTCTCTGACAATTCTGCTTCTCGGACCGGAAATGCAAGCTGTTCTTCAGAGGCCAGGCATAATTCTACCGAGACTCCAAAAGATATTCAAACGCATCATAGCATGAACCCAAGCCCATCCTACAGTGTTGTACAGGATCGCTGCGAAACAGCGATCGCCAATTGCGAATCATCAACTAAACTGGATTGCAGAAAGAGAAGGCTAAGCTTCCAGCAACCTCCGGCAATCCCTGTTATAAACCTTGAGCCGGAACCAGCACCAGAACCATGTTCACACGTTGCCAtcggagccactgatgacctaTATTTTGATGATGATTTCTTTGAGAACCTTGATCTTGATGCAATTGAAGCTCAAGCAACCGAACAGTTGAGACAGAAGACTACACAGTCGACACAGAAACCAGTGGAAATTAAGATTAAGAATGCATCAGACATGAGTTTTGCACCTCCGTCATTCGATCTAGGTTTTGAATGA